The DNA segment GTTTTTTTGCACAACTTTTGAGACAGGTGTTGCAAAACTGATACACTTCCGCACACATACACCCCTTTCATCTTTTCCCTCAACTGTATGATTTTTAACACGATATGACTTTTCTCGCACATGGCATGGGAATTGCTTTATAAAAAGAGAAAATAAAAACAAAAAATCGCACAACTTTTTTGGATAACCTCCGAAAAGATTATTGAAAGACAGAATATGTTTAATCGCTTTATTGACTGGTTCTGCAATAAAATCTGGCCCCTTGTTGATTCTCAACGGCAAATTCTGGGAATCCAGCTTGATATAACTAACGCTTGTAATCTGGCCTGTGTGCATTGTTATCACCCTCACCACAAAAATCAGGGTGCCCTCACTTATGAACAATGGTTACAAGTTCTTGAACAATACAAACAACTGTTAAAGAAATTGCGTATGAAACCGTCAATAACCATTTGCGGCGGCGAACCACTTTTGTGTTCTTTTTTGATTCCATTATTAGAAAATATTCGTAAATATTTTCCATTCTGTGATTTGAGCATTCAAACAAATGGAACAGTTTTGACTTTTGATCAGGTTGTTTCTTTCAAAAAACTGAATGTTTCTATTCAAATCAGCATTGATGGACCAAATAGTCAGAGCCATGATTTAATTCGAGGTGATGGAAGTTTTAAAAAATCTTTGGATGGATGCCATCTATTAAAGACGCATTCTATTCC comes from the Deltaproteobacteria bacterium genome and includes:
- a CDS encoding radical SAM protein is translated as MFNRFIDWFCNKIWPLVDSQRQILGIQLDITNACNLACVHCYHPHHKNQGALTYEQWLQVLEQYKQLLKKLRMKPSITICGGEPLLCSFLIPLLENIRKYFPFCDLSIQTNGTVLTFDQVVSFKKLNVSIQISIDGPNSQSHDLIRGDGSFKKSLDGCHLLKTHSIPFWFLAILSEKTAPWIPDFFKLAITAGASAMNFTRLVIEGYAKQLFTLNVDRPLEGKHLKKALKDILEYSREYNVPTETRGALWHLIDREIGSPNNVGFAGLIISYKGEFKVTSRASMVLGNVLHEGIEKLFLFHPIMQRLRKGKIEGCGQCRFFDRCRGDR